From the genome of Vespa crabro chromosome 24, iyVesCrab1.2, whole genome shotgun sequence, one region includes:
- the LOC124432337 gene encoding pleckstrin homology domain-containing family A member 8 isoform X1 — translation MALPSEETVPKILCINAIYFPDIVDDKISTENFLHASRGVVVIVEKFGKLFAPVKHDMEGNIEKLNNKYSIDKEKHKTLQDMILLEKEKGETIIATDALMWLKRSLYMILLFFEKLIEDHNAGKATDDLVAFLKEAYKISLEPYHGWMLQQLFGLLSRTVPSRKQLLQTIVDGKDFTDEIILRDMEIYTKNLRLNIENLQIFYKKYELEKNL, via the exons ATGGCATTACCATCGGAGGAAACAGTTCCAAAAATATTGTGTATAAATGCAATATATTTTCCGGACATTGTCGATGATAAAATATCTACGGAAAATTTTTTACATGCTTCTCGTGGTGTTGTAGTAATAGTTG aaaaatttggaaaattatTTGCACCAGTTAAACATGATATGGAAGGTAACATAGag aaattaaataataaatattctatagacaaagaaaaacacaaaacTTTACAGGATATGATActattggaaaaagaaaaaggtgaaACTATAATTGCTACTGATGCTTTGATGTGGTtaaaaag aAGCTTATACatgattctattattttttgaaaaacttATTGAAGATCATAATGCCGGTAAGGCAACAGATGATCTAGTAGCATTTTTAAAGGAagcatataaaatatctttagaACCATATCACGGTTGGATGTTACAGCAGCTTTTTGGT ttgCTGTCACGTACGGTACCTTCTCGTAAACAGCTTTTACAAACAATTGTAGATGGAAAAGACTTTACGGATGAAATCATTTTACGTGATAtggaaatatatacaaaaaatcttagattaaatattgaaaatctacaaatattttataaaaagtatgaacttgaaaaaaatctttaa
- the LOC124432337 gene encoding pleckstrin homology domain-containing family A member 8 isoform X2 — protein sequence MALPSEETVPKILCINAIYFPDIVDDKISTENFLHASRGVVVIVEKFGKLFAPVKHDMEGNIEKLNNKYSIDKEKHKTLQDMILLEKEKGETIIATDALMWLKSLYMILLFFEKLIEDHNAGKATDDLVAFLKEAYKISLEPYHGWMLQQLFGLLSRTVPSRKQLLQTIVDGKDFTDEIILRDMEIYTKNLRLNIENLQIFYKKYELEKNL from the exons ATGGCATTACCATCGGAGGAAACAGTTCCAAAAATATTGTGTATAAATGCAATATATTTTCCGGACATTGTCGATGATAAAATATCTACGGAAAATTTTTTACATGCTTCTCGTGGTGTTGTAGTAATAGTTG aaaaatttggaaaattatTTGCACCAGTTAAACATGATATGGAAGGTAACATAGag aaattaaataataaatattctatagacaaagaaaaacacaaaacTTTACAGGATATGATActattggaaaaagaaaaaggtgaaACTATAATTGCTACTGATGCTTTGATGTGGTtaaaaag CTTATACatgattctattattttttgaaaaacttATTGAAGATCATAATGCCGGTAAGGCAACAGATGATCTAGTAGCATTTTTAAAGGAagcatataaaatatctttagaACCATATCACGGTTGGATGTTACAGCAGCTTTTTGGT ttgCTGTCACGTACGGTACCTTCTCGTAAACAGCTTTTACAAACAATTGTAGATGGAAAAGACTTTACGGATGAAATCATTTTACGTGATAtggaaatatatacaaaaaatcttagattaaatattgaaaatctacaaatattttataaaaagtatgaacttgaaaaaaatctttaa